A genomic region of Janthinobacterium lividum contains the following coding sequences:
- a CDS encoding class I SAM-dependent methyltransferase, producing MQVTEPILETEAISGWLRRWAPLIPGGEVLDLACGAGRHARHLVSLGHPVIALDHDPEMLEKAAGTGITTSLVDLEGPGAVWPFAPGRFAGIVVTNYLHRPLLEAMIASLAPDGVLLYETFAEGNEQFGKPSNPKFLLKEGEMLTWAVQHGLRVVAYEDGRVEQPKAALVQRICAVRPDFPRLAALLPTF from the coding sequence ATGCAAGTAACTGAACCAATTTTAGAAACCGAAGCGATTTCCGGCTGGCTGCGCCGCTGGGCGCCCCTGATCCCCGGCGGCGAAGTGCTGGACCTGGCCTGCGGCGCGGGCCGCCACGCGCGCCACCTGGTGAGCCTGGGCCATCCCGTGATCGCGCTCGACCATGATCCGGAAATGCTGGAAAAGGCGGCCGGCACGGGCATCACCACGTCGCTGGTGGACCTGGAAGGGCCGGGCGCCGTATGGCCTTTCGCCCCCGGCCGTTTTGCCGGCATCGTCGTCACCAATTACCTGCACCGGCCCCTGCTGGAAGCCATGATTGCCAGCCTGGCGCCCGATGGCGTGCTGCTGTATGAAACGTTTGCTGAAGGCAATGAGCAGTTCGGCAAGCCGTCGAATCCGAAGTTCCTGCTGAAGGAAGGCGAAATGCTGACCTGGGCGGTCCAGCACGGCTTGCGTGTGGTAGCGTATGAGGATGGGCGCGTGGAACAGCCAAAAGCTGCTCTGGTGCAACGAATTTGTGCCGTCCGGCCGGATTTTCCACGGTTGGCAGCCCTGCTGCCGACGTTTTGA
- the bamC gene encoding outer membrane protein assembly factor BamC, translating to MTNCKKTKSAPATIAVRGIVIGAVAASLAGCGMISSVVGGDKVDYKSVKKAGTLDVPPDLTQLQQDNRYSLPDSKNGVATASGYNAQRNATAGTPVVVGADGVVGVVPVTAGGVKVERAGNQRWLVVKQSPEVLWPQLKQFWEDSGFTIAIDQPTAGIMETEWNENRAKIPQDFIRSTIGKAFDGLYSSGEKDKYRTRVERLADGSTEIYISHRGVEEVVTGRDKETTTWTARPNDPGLEAQFLAKLMTRLGAASDDAQAKTAVDAAIVQPQHAKLVGDAATPARAIEVDESFDRAWRRVGLALDRVGFTVEDRDRTQGTYFVRYVDPDAVKKDGFFSKLFSWGSSSDKDKGAQRYRVLVKAGNGSTSLVSILSNEGQPDVSPVAEKILGLLNDQLK from the coding sequence ATGACTAATTGCAAGAAAACCAAATCGGCGCCTGCCACCATCGCCGTCCGCGGCATCGTCATCGGCGCCGTCGCAGCCAGCCTCGCGGGCTGTGGCATGATCAGTTCGGTAGTCGGCGGCGACAAGGTCGACTACAAGTCGGTCAAGAAAGCCGGCACCCTGGACGTGCCGCCTGACCTGACGCAATTGCAGCAGGACAACCGTTATTCCTTGCCGGATTCGAAAAATGGCGTGGCCACGGCTTCCGGCTACAACGCGCAGCGCAACGCCACGGCCGGTACGCCCGTCGTCGTGGGCGCCGACGGCGTGGTGGGCGTCGTGCCGGTCACGGCAGGCGGCGTGAAGGTCGAGCGCGCGGGCAACCAGCGCTGGCTGGTCGTCAAGCAGTCGCCTGAAGTGCTGTGGCCGCAGCTCAAGCAATTCTGGGAAGATTCGGGCTTTACCATTGCCATCGACCAGCCGACGGCTGGCATCATGGAAACAGAGTGGAACGAAAACCGCGCCAAGATCCCGCAGGACTTTATTCGCAGCACCATCGGCAAGGCTTTCGACGGCCTGTATTCGAGCGGTGAAAAAGACAAATACCGTACCCGCGTGGAGCGCCTGGCCGATGGTTCGACCGAGATCTACATCAGCCACCGTGGCGTGGAAGAGGTTGTCACGGGCCGCGACAAGGAAACCACCACCTGGACCGCGCGTCCCAACGATCCGGGCCTGGAAGCGCAATTCCTTGCCAAGCTGATGACGCGCCTGGGCGCGGCCAGCGACGATGCGCAGGCGAAGACGGCTGTCGATGCCGCCATCGTGCAGCCGCAGCACGCCAAGCTGGTGGGCGACGCCGCCACGCCGGCGCGCGCCATCGAAGTCGATGAAAGTTTCGACCGCGCCTGGCGCCGCGTCGGCCTGGCACTGGACCGCGTTGGCTTCACCGTGGAAGACCGCGACCGCACGCAAGGCACGTATTTCGTGCGTTACGTCGATCCGGATGCCGTCAAGAAAGATGGCTTCTTCTCGAAACTGTTCAGCTGGGGCTCGTCGTCCGACAAGGACAAGGGCGCGCAGCGCTACCGCGTTCTGGTCAAGGCAGGCAATGGCTCGACCAGCCTGGTCAGCATCCTCAGCAACGAAGGCCAGCCGGATGTCTCGCCAGTGGCAGAGAAGATCCTGGGTCTGCTGAACGACCAGTTGAAATAA
- the dapA gene encoding 4-hydroxy-tetrahydrodipicolinate synthase — protein sequence MIKGSIVAIVTPMHADGSLDFPGLRKLIDWHIAEGTDGIVIVGTTGESATVSVEEHCELIQLTVEHAKGRIPIIAGAGGNSTAEAIKLTRYAKEAGADAVLQVVPYYNRPTQEGMYQHFKAIAEAVDIPVILYNVPGRTVADMSNETIVRLSAIPNIVGVKDATGNIGRGIDLLRLVPADFAVYSGDDPTAMALMFCGGHGNISVTANVAPRAMHDMCVAAMTGERATAIAINNKVFPLHQKLFVEPNPVPVKWALAEMGLMPAGIRLPLVPLAENCHATVRDALRDAGILS from the coding sequence ATGATCAAGGGCAGCATTGTAGCAATCGTCACCCCGATGCACGCAGACGGCAGTCTGGACTTTCCAGGTCTGCGCAAGCTGATCGACTGGCATATCGCCGAGGGTACGGACGGCATCGTCATCGTTGGCACGACGGGCGAATCGGCAACAGTCAGCGTGGAAGAACACTGCGAACTGATCCAGTTGACCGTCGAACATGCCAAGGGACGCATTCCTATCATCGCCGGCGCCGGAGGCAACTCCACGGCCGAGGCCATCAAACTGACGCGCTACGCGAAAGAAGCGGGCGCCGATGCTGTCTTGCAAGTGGTGCCGTACTACAACCGTCCTACCCAGGAAGGCATGTACCAGCACTTCAAGGCCATCGCCGAAGCCGTCGACATCCCCGTCATCCTGTACAACGTGCCTGGCCGCACGGTTGCCGACATGAGCAACGAAACCATCGTGCGCCTGTCCGCCATCCCGAATATCGTTGGCGTGAAAGATGCGACCGGCAATATCGGCCGCGGCATCGATCTGCTGCGCCTCGTGCCGGCCGACTTCGCCGTGTACTCGGGCGATGATCCGACCGCCATGGCACTGATGTTCTGCGGCGGCCACGGCAATATCTCCGTGACGGCCAACGTCGCGCCGCGCGCCATGCACGACATGTGCGTCGCGGCCATGACGGGCGAGCGCGCCACGGCGATTGCCATCAATAACAAAGTTTTTCCTTTGCACCAGAAATTGTTTGTCGAGCCCAATCCGGTGCCCGTCAAATGGGCGCTGGCCGAAATGGGCCTGATGCCAGCCGGCATACGCTTGCCACTGGTGCCGCTGGCTGAGAATTGCCATGCCACCGTGCGCGATGCCTTGCGCGACGCTGGCATCCTGTCTTAA
- a CDS encoding cupin domain-containing protein produces MKKLTLLGDITPAQFLRDYWHKKPLLIRQAVPGFKALFDFKALAELATLDHVESRLVSHADGHWNMQQGPLTSLPSLKQKEWTLLVQGANLHSAKADALLRQFRFLPDARLDDLMVSFATDGGGVGPHFDSYDVFLLQGQGKRHWRIGAQKDLSLIDGLPLKILSNFTPDEEFTLEPGDMLYLPPHYAHDGVAIGDCQTYSIGFRSPSFQELGEAFLQFMADSIDLPGIYSDPDLKASGKPAEIPREMLSTITEEMNKVRFTEEDVTIFLGEHLSEPKHNVFFTPLSKPLTVGRFADAAQKKGVVLSRKTLMLYRGKNVFINGESFAIGKADKTALETLANERALDGTAVAQASDDVMDALYTWYQDGWIELA; encoded by the coding sequence ATGAAAAAATTAACTCTCCTCGGCGATATCACGCCGGCGCAATTCCTGCGCGACTACTGGCATAAAAAACCCTTGTTGATCCGTCAAGCCGTGCCTGGTTTCAAGGCACTGTTCGATTTCAAGGCCCTGGCCGAGCTGGCTACCCTGGACCACGTCGAATCGCGCCTGGTCAGCCATGCGGATGGCCACTGGAACATGCAGCAAGGTCCATTGACCAGCCTGCCCTCGCTGAAACAGAAGGAATGGACCTTGCTGGTACAGGGCGCCAACTTGCACAGCGCCAAGGCTGACGCCCTGCTGCGCCAGTTCCGTTTCCTGCCGGACGCGCGCCTGGACGATCTAATGGTCAGCTTCGCCACCGATGGCGGCGGCGTGGGCCCGCATTTCGATTCGTATGACGTGTTCCTGCTGCAAGGCCAGGGCAAGCGCCACTGGCGCATCGGCGCGCAGAAAGACCTGAGCCTGATCGACGGCTTGCCGCTGAAAATCCTCAGCAACTTCACGCCCGACGAAGAATTCACGCTGGAACCGGGCGACATGCTGTACCTGCCGCCCCACTACGCGCACGACGGCGTGGCCATCGGCGACTGCCAGACGTATTCGATCGGCTTCCGCTCGCCATCGTTCCAGGAACTGGGCGAAGCCTTCCTGCAATTCATGGCCGACTCGATCGACTTGCCGGGCATCTATAGCGATCCGGACCTGAAGGCGTCGGGCAAGCCGGCGGAAATCCCCCGTGAAATGCTCAGCACCATCACGGAAGAAATGAACAAGGTGCGCTTCACGGAAGAAGATGTGACCATTTTCCTCGGTGAACACCTGTCGGAACCGAAGCACAATGTGTTTTTCACGCCGCTGTCCAAGCCGCTGACGGTGGGCCGCTTCGCGGACGCCGCACAGAAAAAGGGTGTCGTGTTGTCGCGCAAGACGCTGATGCTGTATCGTGGCAAGAATGTCTTCATCAATGGCGAATCGTTTGCCATTGGCAAGGCCGATAAAACGGCCCTGGAAACCCTGGCCAACGAACGCGCCCTCGATGGCACAGCCGTAGCCCAGGCTTCCGATGACGTGATGGATGCCTTATATACCTGGTATCAGGATGGCTGGATCGAACTGGCTTGA